The Candidatus Nezhaarchaeota archaeon sequence TCAGTCGACACGCCTCAGCGTAAATACTACAAGGAGGTCAGGCTGCCAGCTCGCATAAAGCCAGAGAGCGCTAAGGCCTCGTACAAGAACGGAGTGCTTGAAGTTAAGCTTGAGAAGCAGGAGAAAGGCAAGGAGAAAGGCAGGCGCATTACTATAGAGTAGAGGCTAGCTTTCATAGGGCTGAGGCTAGTCATGTACATTCCCCGGGCTAAGAAAGCCTCTCGAAAGTACCGTGGAACTAGGACCTGTGGCTGGGGCAGGGTTGGCCAGCATCGTAAAAGCGGAGGTAGGGGTGGAAGAGGCCATGCGGGCATGCATAAGCACAAGTGGAGTTGGGTGTTAAAGTATGCTAGAGAGTACTTTGGCAAGCATGGCTTTAAGCGCCCCCCTGAAGTTGTTTGGAAGCTGCCGTTCATTAACGTAGGGGAGCTTGAGCAGCTAGTAGCTGAACTTGAAAGTCAAGGCAAGCTGGAGTTCATGGACGGCCTCCCCCTACTCGAAGGCCCTAAGCTAGGCTTCTTCAAGGTACTCGGTAGGGGCCGCGTCACTAGGCCCATGGCAGTTAAGGCCCCATTCTTTACAGAGAGGGCGGTTGAAAAGATAGTAGAAGCTGGTGGCCGAGTAACTAAGGTTGAAGCTAAGGCTATCGCTGAGTAGGCAATGTCAAGGACCCTGGAGCTCGTTGAGCCAATTCTAAGATACCTCCCAGAGATTAGTAGGCCTAAGCGCAGGATTAGCTTCAAGGGAAAGCTCCTCTGGTCCTTTCTAGCCTTAACTACTTACCTCGTGATGTCTCAGATCCCCCTGTACGGTATTGTTGAGAGGCAGATGATAGCTGAGTTCCTCTTCATGAACATTATCTTCGCAGCTCGAAGCGGCTTCCTTACTCAGCTCGGGATTGGCCCGATAGTCACGGCAGGAATAGTAATGCAAATTCTAGTGGGTTCTAAGCTTATTGAGGTAGACATGTCTGATCCCCGTCAGCGAGCCCTATTCACAGGGGCTCAAAAGCTACTCACTATAGTCATTACGGCGGTAGAGGCAGTAGCCTTCATAGCGGCTGGCTTCTTCGGCCCGCTCAGCCCGAAGGGCCAAGTAGCAGTTTTTCTTCAACTCCTGGCCGCTGGGATAGTTATAATGCTCCTCGACGAGCTCGTCCAGTCAGGCTGGGGGCTAGGTAGCGGTGTTAGCCTCTTCATACTAGGTGGCGTGGCTCAGCAAGTATTTTGGGGCCTATTCTCCCCCATTCCCGTCCCTGAGCGTGAAGGTGAGCCCCTAGGAGCTATCCCAGCTCTCATCCACCTAGCTGTTAAGGGGAACGCGTTGGGGGCCTTTAACCGCTACCCCTTGCCTGATATGACTGGCCTAGTGGCCATGGTAGCCGTGCTACTTATAGTTCTCTACTTTGAGAACATGAGGGTAGAGGTCCCTGTATCTTATGCTAAGTACAGGGGGCTTAGGGCAAACGTGCCGCTGAAGTTTCTCTACGTCTCCGTGATCCCTATTATTTTTGCTGGGGCACTTTACGCTAACCTTCAACTCTTCGCCCAGATGGTATGGTCCAGGTGGAACACGGACAACTCTAATCTCTTCCTAAACCTTCTGGGCACCTT is a genomic window containing:
- the secY gene encoding preprotein translocase subunit SecY, producing the protein MSRTLELVEPILRYLPEISRPKRRISFKGKLLWSFLALTTYLVMSQIPLYGIVERQMIAEFLFMNIIFAARSGFLTQLGIGPIVTAGIVMQILVGSKLIEVDMSDPRQRALFTGAQKLLTIVITAVEAVAFIAAGFFGPLSPKGQVAVFLQLLAAGIVIMLLDELVQSGWGLGSGVSLFILGGVAQQVFWGLFSPIPVPEREGEPLGAIPALIHLAVKGNALGAFNRYPLPDMTGLVAMVAVLLIVLYFENMRVEVPVSYAKYRGLRANVPLKFLYVSVIPIIFAGALYANLQLFAQMVWSRWNTDNSNLFLNLLGTFNMTDQGPVPTGGLVYFLSPPRGLGALQSPDGIVHLAIYAALLCLLCVLFAYIWVAASGMSAKDQAESLIRAGLQVPGFRQSPKVLEKLLQRYISALTVLSGLFIGLLAVFADLLGAIGTGTGILLSVSILYQYYQIMARERAIEMYPLLERVLGER
- a CDS encoding 50S ribosomal protein L15 yields the protein MYIPRAKKASRKYRGTRTCGWGRVGQHRKSGGRGGRGHAGMHKHKWSWVLKYAREYFGKHGFKRPPEVVWKLPFINVGELEQLVAELESQGKLEFMDGLPLLEGPKLGFFKVLGRGRVTRPMAVKAPFFTERAVEKIVEAGGRVTKVEAKAIAE